From Panicum hallii strain FIL2 chromosome 2, PHallii_v3.1, whole genome shotgun sequence, a single genomic window includes:
- the LOC112881421 gene encoding uncharacterized protein LOC112881421 isoform X1, with translation MEGVAPAASLFRPRASVRSPVLLAADSGAARRRPGADGRSGVSRRSLEASPPGGGRSAVRKHGSTGVAPRRSGITRVPKLGPAVSTKRAGRRKDPLINLEVSHHRAAVAAVRLLRIEKGKAFVDLLNEKANDSGDNEMGYVERTLGFSTRYLEDRDIRLVTVIVAGTVRWKRYLDYLIMSLCSEEKVFREMEPLLLQILRIGFFEILKLDVPAYAAVDENVRLAKVALRAGAGNMVNAILRKLLLLKEKNSLPLPKIEGDDRAQARALSIIYSHPVWMVRRWIRFHGKDEAQRLMNWNNSDPRFSLRVNTSKGYTRADLVKRLESLQVHYEESVMDEFVRIREGMQAVLQAGLLKDGMCAVQDESAGLVVSVVDPQPGDTIIDCCAAPGGKTLFMASRLSRQGKIRALDVNKGRLRILMDAAKQHSLDDMITDIHADLQLYAKETTAKYDKVLLDAPCSGLGVLSKRADLRWNRQFEDLEELICLQDELLDSASTLVKPGGILIYSTCSIDPEENEKRITTFVQRHPEFAIQSVRGYVPTEFVTDEGFYSSNPTKHSMDGAFAARLVRSML, from the exons ATGGAGGGGGTGGCGCCCGCCGCCTCGCTGTTCCGCCCGCGCGCTTCCGTGCGCTCCCCCGTGCTCCTCGCTGCGGATTCCGGTGCCGCCCGCAGGAGACCCGGTGCAGACG GGAGGAGCGGGGTTTCGAGGCGTAGCCTTGAGGCGTCTCCGCCTGGAGGAG GGAGGAGCGCGGTGCGGAAGCACGGCAGTACTGGGGTCGCGCCTCGCCGATCAG GAATCACTAGAGTTCCAAAGCTTGGCCCTGCAGTTTCAACTAAAAGAGCAG GGAGGCGTAAGGATCCACTTATTAATTTGGAGGTCTCTCATCATAGAGCGG CAGTTGCAGCGGTGAGGTTGCTAAGAATTGAGAAGGGGAAGGCATTTGTTGACCTTTTGAATGAGAAAGCAAATGATTCTGGAGATAATGAGATGGGGTATGTGGAGAGGACACTAGGTTTCAGCACACGGTATTTGGAGGACAGGGATATAAGACTG GTTACTGTCATAGTTGCTGGAACTGTGCGTTGGAAGCGCTACCTTGATTATCTTATCATGTCACTATGTAGTGAGGAGAAGGTGTTCAGGGAGATGGAGCCACTGCTTCTGCAG ATATTGCGAATTGGATTTTTTGAAATTCTCAAGCTTGATGTACCAGCTTATGCTGCTGTCGATGAG AATGTAAGGCTTGCTAAAGTAGCTTTAAGGGCCGGTGCTGGGAACATGGTGAATGCGATTCTGCGCAAACTTCTATTGCTAAAG GAAAAAAACTCTCTTCCTCTACCAAAGATAGAAGGTGATGATCGTGCCCAGGCTCGTGCTCTTTCCATAATTTATTCTCATCCTGTT TGGATGGTGAGAAGATGGATACGATTCCATGGAAAAGATGAAGCTCAAAGATTGATGAATTGGAATAACAGTGATCCCCGTTTCAGTCTAAG GGTGAACACATCGAAAGGCTATACGAGGGCTGACCTTGTAAAACGATTGGAGAGTTTACAG GTTCATTATGAAGAGTCAGTTATGGATGAATTTGTCCGCATTCGGGAAGGGATGCAG GCAGTCTTACAAGCTGGATTACTAAAAGATGGCATGTGTGCCGTGCAAGATGAGAGCGCAG GTCTTGTAGTTTCTGTGGTCGATCCACAACCTGGGGATACCATTATCGATTGCTGTGCTGCCCCTGGCGGAAAGACTCTGTTCATGGCATCACGATTGTCAAGACAAG GGAAGATAAGGGCTCTAGATGTAAACAAAGGTAGGTTGAGAATACTCATGGATGCAGCAAAGCAACACAGTCTCGATGACATGATCACTGACATCCATGCTGATCTTCAACTATATGCT AAGGAAACCACAGCTAAATACGACAAAGTATTGTTGGATGCTCCGTGCTCTGGGCTGGGAGTCCTTTCCAAG AGGGCAGACTTGCGTTGGAATAGACAGTTTGAAGATTTGGAAGAATTGATATGTTTACAAGACGAGCTTCTTGATTCGGCATCAAC GTTGGTAAAGCCTGGTGGTATACTAATCTACAGTACATGTTCGATTGACCCTGAAGAAAACGAAAAGAGGATTACCACTTTTGTCCAGAGGCATCCG GAATTTGCTATACAAAGTGTACGAGGATATGTTCCTACAGAATTTGTTACAGATGAAGGTTTCTATTCCTCAAATCCAACTAAGCACTCTATGGATGGGGCATTTGCTGCTCGTCTTGTGCGGTCAATGCTCTAA
- the LOC112881421 gene encoding uncharacterized protein LOC112881421 isoform X2 — MEGVAPAASLFRPRASVRSPVLLAADSGAARRRPGADGRSGVSRRSLEASPPGGGRSAVRKHGSTGVAPRRSGITRVPKLGPAVSTKRAGRRKDPLINLEVSHHRAVAAVRLLRIEKGKAFVDLLNEKANDSGDNEMGYVERTLGFSTRYLEDRDIRLVTVIVAGTVRWKRYLDYLIMSLCSEEKVFREMEPLLLQILRIGFFEILKLDVPAYAAVDENVRLAKVALRAGAGNMVNAILRKLLLLKEKNSLPLPKIEGDDRAQARALSIIYSHPVWMVRRWIRFHGKDEAQRLMNWNNSDPRFSLRVNTSKGYTRADLVKRLESLQVHYEESVMDEFVRIREGMQAVLQAGLLKDGMCAVQDESAGLVVSVVDPQPGDTIIDCCAAPGGKTLFMASRLSRQGKIRALDVNKGRLRILMDAAKQHSLDDMITDIHADLQLYAKETTAKYDKVLLDAPCSGLGVLSKRADLRWNRQFEDLEELICLQDELLDSASTLVKPGGILIYSTCSIDPEENEKRITTFVQRHPEFAIQSVRGYVPTEFVTDEGFYSSNPTKHSMDGAFAARLVRSML, encoded by the exons ATGGAGGGGGTGGCGCCCGCCGCCTCGCTGTTCCGCCCGCGCGCTTCCGTGCGCTCCCCCGTGCTCCTCGCTGCGGATTCCGGTGCCGCCCGCAGGAGACCCGGTGCAGACG GGAGGAGCGGGGTTTCGAGGCGTAGCCTTGAGGCGTCTCCGCCTGGAGGAG GGAGGAGCGCGGTGCGGAAGCACGGCAGTACTGGGGTCGCGCCTCGCCGATCAG GAATCACTAGAGTTCCAAAGCTTGGCCCTGCAGTTTCAACTAAAAGAGCAG GGAGGCGTAAGGATCCACTTATTAATTTGGAGGTCTCTCATCATAGAGCGG TTGCAGCGGTGAGGTTGCTAAGAATTGAGAAGGGGAAGGCATTTGTTGACCTTTTGAATGAGAAAGCAAATGATTCTGGAGATAATGAGATGGGGTATGTGGAGAGGACACTAGGTTTCAGCACACGGTATTTGGAGGACAGGGATATAAGACTG GTTACTGTCATAGTTGCTGGAACTGTGCGTTGGAAGCGCTACCTTGATTATCTTATCATGTCACTATGTAGTGAGGAGAAGGTGTTCAGGGAGATGGAGCCACTGCTTCTGCAG ATATTGCGAATTGGATTTTTTGAAATTCTCAAGCTTGATGTACCAGCTTATGCTGCTGTCGATGAG AATGTAAGGCTTGCTAAAGTAGCTTTAAGGGCCGGTGCTGGGAACATGGTGAATGCGATTCTGCGCAAACTTCTATTGCTAAAG GAAAAAAACTCTCTTCCTCTACCAAAGATAGAAGGTGATGATCGTGCCCAGGCTCGTGCTCTTTCCATAATTTATTCTCATCCTGTT TGGATGGTGAGAAGATGGATACGATTCCATGGAAAAGATGAAGCTCAAAGATTGATGAATTGGAATAACAGTGATCCCCGTTTCAGTCTAAG GGTGAACACATCGAAAGGCTATACGAGGGCTGACCTTGTAAAACGATTGGAGAGTTTACAG GTTCATTATGAAGAGTCAGTTATGGATGAATTTGTCCGCATTCGGGAAGGGATGCAG GCAGTCTTACAAGCTGGATTACTAAAAGATGGCATGTGTGCCGTGCAAGATGAGAGCGCAG GTCTTGTAGTTTCTGTGGTCGATCCACAACCTGGGGATACCATTATCGATTGCTGTGCTGCCCCTGGCGGAAAGACTCTGTTCATGGCATCACGATTGTCAAGACAAG GGAAGATAAGGGCTCTAGATGTAAACAAAGGTAGGTTGAGAATACTCATGGATGCAGCAAAGCAACACAGTCTCGATGACATGATCACTGACATCCATGCTGATCTTCAACTATATGCT AAGGAAACCACAGCTAAATACGACAAAGTATTGTTGGATGCTCCGTGCTCTGGGCTGGGAGTCCTTTCCAAG AGGGCAGACTTGCGTTGGAATAGACAGTTTGAAGATTTGGAAGAATTGATATGTTTACAAGACGAGCTTCTTGATTCGGCATCAAC GTTGGTAAAGCCTGGTGGTATACTAATCTACAGTACATGTTCGATTGACCCTGAAGAAAACGAAAAGAGGATTACCACTTTTGTCCAGAGGCATCCG GAATTTGCTATACAAAGTGTACGAGGATATGTTCCTACAGAATTTGTTACAGATGAAGGTTTCTATTCCTCAAATCCAACTAAGCACTCTATGGATGGGGCATTTGCTGCTCGTCTTGTGCGGTCAATGCTCTAA
- the LOC112881421 gene encoding uncharacterized protein LOC112881421 isoform X3 produces the protein MEGVAPAASLFRPRASVRSPVLLAADSGAARRRPGADGRSAVRKHGSTGVAPRRSGITRVPKLGPAVSTKRAGRRKDPLINLEVSHHRAAVAAVRLLRIEKGKAFVDLLNEKANDSGDNEMGYVERTLGFSTRYLEDRDIRLVTVIVAGTVRWKRYLDYLIMSLCSEEKVFREMEPLLLQILRIGFFEILKLDVPAYAAVDENVRLAKVALRAGAGNMVNAILRKLLLLKEKNSLPLPKIEGDDRAQARALSIIYSHPVWMVRRWIRFHGKDEAQRLMNWNNSDPRFSLRVNTSKGYTRADLVKRLESLQVHYEESVMDEFVRIREGMQAVLQAGLLKDGMCAVQDESAGLVVSVVDPQPGDTIIDCCAAPGGKTLFMASRLSRQGKIRALDVNKGRLRILMDAAKQHSLDDMITDIHADLQLYAKETTAKYDKVLLDAPCSGLGVLSKRADLRWNRQFEDLEELICLQDELLDSASTLVKPGGILIYSTCSIDPEENEKRITTFVQRHPEFAIQSVRGYVPTEFVTDEGFYSSNPTKHSMDGAFAARLVRSML, from the exons ATGGAGGGGGTGGCGCCCGCCGCCTCGCTGTTCCGCCCGCGCGCTTCCGTGCGCTCCCCCGTGCTCCTCGCTGCGGATTCCGGTGCCGCCCGCAGGAGACCCGGTGCAGACG GGAGGAGCGCGGTGCGGAAGCACGGCAGTACTGGGGTCGCGCCTCGCCGATCAG GAATCACTAGAGTTCCAAAGCTTGGCCCTGCAGTTTCAACTAAAAGAGCAG GGAGGCGTAAGGATCCACTTATTAATTTGGAGGTCTCTCATCATAGAGCGG CAGTTGCAGCGGTGAGGTTGCTAAGAATTGAGAAGGGGAAGGCATTTGTTGACCTTTTGAATGAGAAAGCAAATGATTCTGGAGATAATGAGATGGGGTATGTGGAGAGGACACTAGGTTTCAGCACACGGTATTTGGAGGACAGGGATATAAGACTG GTTACTGTCATAGTTGCTGGAACTGTGCGTTGGAAGCGCTACCTTGATTATCTTATCATGTCACTATGTAGTGAGGAGAAGGTGTTCAGGGAGATGGAGCCACTGCTTCTGCAG ATATTGCGAATTGGATTTTTTGAAATTCTCAAGCTTGATGTACCAGCTTATGCTGCTGTCGATGAG AATGTAAGGCTTGCTAAAGTAGCTTTAAGGGCCGGTGCTGGGAACATGGTGAATGCGATTCTGCGCAAACTTCTATTGCTAAAG GAAAAAAACTCTCTTCCTCTACCAAAGATAGAAGGTGATGATCGTGCCCAGGCTCGTGCTCTTTCCATAATTTATTCTCATCCTGTT TGGATGGTGAGAAGATGGATACGATTCCATGGAAAAGATGAAGCTCAAAGATTGATGAATTGGAATAACAGTGATCCCCGTTTCAGTCTAAG GGTGAACACATCGAAAGGCTATACGAGGGCTGACCTTGTAAAACGATTGGAGAGTTTACAG GTTCATTATGAAGAGTCAGTTATGGATGAATTTGTCCGCATTCGGGAAGGGATGCAG GCAGTCTTACAAGCTGGATTACTAAAAGATGGCATGTGTGCCGTGCAAGATGAGAGCGCAG GTCTTGTAGTTTCTGTGGTCGATCCACAACCTGGGGATACCATTATCGATTGCTGTGCTGCCCCTGGCGGAAAGACTCTGTTCATGGCATCACGATTGTCAAGACAAG GGAAGATAAGGGCTCTAGATGTAAACAAAGGTAGGTTGAGAATACTCATGGATGCAGCAAAGCAACACAGTCTCGATGACATGATCACTGACATCCATGCTGATCTTCAACTATATGCT AAGGAAACCACAGCTAAATACGACAAAGTATTGTTGGATGCTCCGTGCTCTGGGCTGGGAGTCCTTTCCAAG AGGGCAGACTTGCGTTGGAATAGACAGTTTGAAGATTTGGAAGAATTGATATGTTTACAAGACGAGCTTCTTGATTCGGCATCAAC GTTGGTAAAGCCTGGTGGTATACTAATCTACAGTACATGTTCGATTGACCCTGAAGAAAACGAAAAGAGGATTACCACTTTTGTCCAGAGGCATCCG GAATTTGCTATACAAAGTGTACGAGGATATGTTCCTACAGAATTTGTTACAGATGAAGGTTTCTATTCCTCAAATCCAACTAAGCACTCTATGGATGGGGCATTTGCTGCTCGTCTTGTGCGGTCAATGCTCTAA
- the LOC112881420 gene encoding cellulose synthase-like protein E6 gives MERLFATEKAGGRALYKLHAVTVFAGICLVLYYRATHVPAAGAGRAAWLGMLAAELWFGFYWVITQAVRWCPLRRRAFKDRLAARYGDRLPCVDILVCTADPESEPPSLVMATVLSLMAYNYPPEKLNVYLSDDGGSILTFYALWETSAFARRWLPFCRRYNIEPRSPAAYFAESDEPNDPRALEEWSFVKDLYDEMTERIDSAVKSGKVPEEIKVNHKGFSEWNTGGTSNDHQPIVQILIDGKDRGAVDNDGNVLPTLVYMAREKRPQYHHNFKAGAMNALIRVSSVISKSPIIMNVDCDMYSNNSDSIREALCFFLDEEMGHKIAFVQYPQNYNNITKNNIYGNSLNAINQVELAGMDTWGGPLYIGTGCFHRRETLCGRSFNKDYKEDWDQGIKTQQRIDQTEEKAKSLATCTYEHNTQWGNEIGLKYGCPVEDVITGLAIHCRGWESVYNNPPRAAFVGVAPTTMAQTILQHKRWSEGNFSIFLSKYCPFFFGHGKIRLPHQMGYCIYGLWAPNSLPTLYYVLIPSLGLLKGTPLFPEIMSPWITPFIYITVVKNIYSLYEALTSGDTLGGWWNGQRMWLVKRITSYLYGVIDNIRKLLGLSKMGFVVSPKVSDEDESKRYEQEIMEFGTSSPEYVIIATIALLNLVCLVGGLGQILTSGQNMLLNGLFLQVVLCGLLVIINIPIYEAMFLRKDRGRIPFSVTLASVGFVMMVLFVPIF, from the exons ATGGAGAGGCTGTTCGCCACCGAAAAGGCCGGGGGCAGGGCGCTGTACAAGCTCCACGCCGTCACGGTGTTCGCCGGGATATGCCTGGTGCTCTACTACAGGGCGACGCACgtcccggcggccggcgcgggcaGGGCGGCGTGGCTGGGGATGCTGGCGGCGGAGCTGTGGTTCGGCTTCTACTGGGTCATCACGCAGGCCGTGCGGTGGTGCCCCTTGCGACGCCGCGCCTTCAAGGACAGGCTCGCCGCCAG GTATGGAGACCGGCTACCCTGCGTGGACATCCTCGTCTGCACCGCAGACCCGGAGTCGGAGCCGCCGAGCCTCGTCATGGCCACGGTCCTCTCGCTCATGGCGTACAACTACCCACCTGAGAAACTGAACGTGTACCTCTCCGACGACGGGGGCTCGATCCTCACTTTCTATGCGTTGTGGGagacctccgccttcgcgaggcgCTGGCTTCCATTCTGCAGAAGATACAACATCGAGCCACGGTCACCAGCCGCTTACTTTGCAGAGTCAGATGAGCCTAATGATCCGCGAGCCTTAGAAGAATGGTCATTCGTCAAG GACCTGTACGATGAAATGACGGAGCGAATTGATTCTGCTGTTAAGTCAGGCAAAGTTCCAGAAGAAATAAAAGTAAATCATAAAGGATTTTCTGAATGGAACACAGGGGGAACCTCAAATGATCACCAGCCAATTGTTCAG ATCCTGATAGACGGGAAAGACAGAGGTGCAGTTGACAATGACGGAAATGTGCTACCAACACTGGTATACATGGCACGTGAGAAGAGGCCTCAGTACCACCATAACTTCAAAGCTGGGGCAATGAACGCTCTG ATAAGGGTATCATCAGTGATAAGCAAAAGCCCTATCATCATGAATGTGGACTGTGATATGTATTCAAACAACAGTGATTCAATCCGAGAAGCACTGTGCTTCTTCCTGGATGAAGAAATGGGTCACAAGATTGCATTTGTGCAATACCCTCAGAACTATAACAATATCACCAAGAATAACATATATGGCAACTCCCTCAATGCCATCAATCAG GTGGAGCTGGCTGGTATGGACACTTGGGGTGGGCCATTGTATATTGGCACTGGATGCTTCCACAGAAGGGAGACCCTATGCGGTAGGAGCTTCAACAAAGACTACAAGGAAGACTGGGACCAAGGAATTAAGACACAGCAGCGGATAGACCAGACTGAAGAGAAAGCGAAGTCATTAGCAACCTGCACCTATGAGCATAACACACAGTGGGGAAATGAGATTGGATTGAAATATGGTTGCCCAGTGGAAGATGTTATCACCGGACTGGCAATACATTGTAGAGGATGGGAGTCAGTCTACAACAACCCCCCAAGAGCAGCATTTGTTGGTGTAGCCCCAACAACAATGGCTCAGACAATACTTCAGCACAAGCGATGGAGCGAGGGTAATTTTTCAATTTTTCTCTCAAAGTACTGCCCCTTCTTCTTTGGACATGGAAAAATAAGGTTACCGCATCAAATGGGCTACTGCATATATGGTTTATGGGCACCCAACTCACTACCTACGCTATATTACGTTCTGATCCCTTCACTAGGCCTTCTCAAGGGCACCCCCTTGTTCCCTGAG attATGAGTCCATGGATCACGCCTTTCATATACATCACCGTTGTGAAGAATATTTACAGCCTATATGAGGCATTAACATCTGGAGATACATTGGGAGGATGGTGGAATGGACAGAGAATGTGGCTAGTTAAAAGAATAACCTCGTACCTTTATGGTGTCATCGACAACATCAGGAAGTTGTTAGGATTGTCAAAGATGGGGTTTGTCGTTTCACCAAAGGTAAGTGATGAAGATGAGTCGAAAAGGTATGAGCAAGAAATCATGGAATTTGGAACGTCTTCACCAGAATATGTGATCATTGCAACCATTGCATTACTCAACCTCGTGTGCCTAGTGGGAGGGCTAGGTCAAATCTTGACAAGTGGCCAGAATATGCTGTTGAATGGACTTTTCCTCCAGGTTGTTCTATGTGGGTTGCTTGTGATCATTAATATCCCAATCTATGAAGCAATGTTCCTCAGAAAGGACAGAGGGAGAATACCATTCTCAGTCACACTAGCTTCTGTTGGCTTTGTCATGATGGTCCTCTTTGTACCAATATTCTGA